The region TGCGCGGATACTTGACCGAAAGCATCAGCTTCCAGCTCGATGCGGAAAACCTAGCCGGCCTGCACCTGTTCCTGCGCTACGCCGCCGAAGAGCGCCTGCTCCCCCCTGCGCCAGAGTTGGGTTTTCTTGGGCTTGCAAACAGCGATTCGCCAGCGGTGCACCGCGGGAAGTACTAGGAGCGCACTGCCGACTAACGAATCGCCCTTCAGGACGGCGCTTGAATCCGCCAAATTGTGACGCATGATTGCGCTTTCTTTTTTTTGGGGGGGAGGTATGTTCCCGCCTCCGGACACCGATCTGGAGGCGAAAGATATGGTGCCAAAGGGAAGTTTCAGATGGACTTACATTTGGGCCGCACCGGCGCTGGTCATACTGGTGCCGTGCATCTGTTGGAGCCAGGACGATGCCGCCGGCAAGCCCGCGTGCACAGCAACTTGGGATTGCCCACAGAATGGGCTTTCGGCGAGCTGCGAATGTAACGCCGCCGACAACACCGAATCCTGCTCATATCACGGTGGCAGCTGCCAAACTGTCGGATCCTGCTGCAAACAGAGTGTTACGAACGGAATCAACTGCTCAGAGATGTCATGCAGCGGAAGGCCGGGAAACCAAACACAATTGCGACCGAAGAGTTGGATTGGATGTACATCAGTCGCCAGCATTCGAAATAGCGTCCCGAGCACGCTGTTGCTCGCCAGCCTATCAGCACAGCCCGCGACTGGGGTTCCCGAATCCTTTGGCATCGTCAAGATTTCCAATCCGACAAACGCTCCGCTCGGAATCTCAGACATCCGCTACTCTCTCTCTCCTCAGGAGCTCAACAAAGTCTCTGTTTCGGTAGAGAACTTGGGCGATCAGAAGGTCGTCGCTTATGAGCTATGGTGGGACATCTATAGCGGCGATTCGGTACGCCGGATTCCTGTGTACGCCGACAATTGGATCTCGCCAACGGGCTTGCTCGCTCCGCGGGCCTCAATTCGTGAGCCAGTAAGATTCTCCGTAGGTGGCAAGGATGTCATCCAGCGCGTCGTCGTTACAGTTGCTTATCTTGAGTTGGGAGACGGGAGTCGCTTTGGCCCAGATGCAAAGGACTTTAACAACTATCTCGTTGCAAAACGTACCCGTATCATTGAGGTGTACGGTCGCGCACTCGCGGCGCTTCAGTCGGGAGGTGAAGTTGCCCTCCGGTCGTTTCTCCGGCCGTCAATCTCAGACGATGCGTTTCAGGGTACCGCCAAGCAGCGACTGCTCGAAGCTATCGGGAGTGGGGGCCTAGTCAGCTTCAACGCAGAAGTCAGTCGCGTGCGCAACCTCCGACCCTGAGCAATGCACCTATGCGGTGGGAGGAAGTTCCTTCCCACCGCATTCTTTCTGATCCTGCATCCAACCTCAGGTGGTCCCGATGCGCTCCGGGGTGTGCATCGGTCCCGGCGGCCATGACGGAATTCGCTGTTCTCAAATTCAATCTGCGCTGGCTGGTTCACCTCGGTGGACCGGGCCTGATCCTGATCGGCATCGTCGATCAGTCTTTTGTCCCGCTGCCGGGCAGCCTCGACTTCGCCACCATCGTCCTCACCGCCGGAAACCCGAAATGGTGGCCCTACTACTGGTTCATGGCGACGGCCGCGGCGCTGTTGGGCGCATGGATCACCTATCGCATCAGCCGCAAAGGCGGCCAGGAGGCGCTGGAGAAACGCCTGCCCCACAGCAAAGTCGAGAAGCTCGTTAAGGGATTCGAGAAGGGCGGCTTCTGGGCATTGTTCATCGGCGCGCTGCTCCCGCCGCCGTTGCCCATGGTTCCGCTCGTGGTCGGCGCCGGCGCATTGCAGTATCCGCGGCGCAAATTCCTGCTCGCGCTCGGCTCCGGCCGAGTGCTGCGTTACGGAATCATCGTCTGGCTCGCGCAGCACTACGGACGCCACATCATCCGCGTCCTCCGGCAGAACGAAATACTCGTGATTGTGTCGTTCGTGATTTTCTCGGTCGGCGCCGCGCTCATCGGATGGCTCTGGACGCGCCATCAGAAACGCAAAGAAGTCGCACAGCGCGGCGCGCCGGAGCAGGCTGCCGCCTGAGAATCGCCTCCCGGCCCGTTGATTTGCGATGATGCGGGCCGCGCTCTTACAATCGAAGGTTGTATCGGACCAATGTTCCATGGCCCGATGACCCGATATTCAATGTCTCTCACCCACGCCCAGGCCCTCGACCTGTTCCGCTCCGATGACCTCATCGGCATCGGCATGGAAGCCGACGCGCTTCGCCGCAAGCTGCACCCTGAGGGCGTGGTCACCTACATCATCGACCGCAACATCAACTACACCAACCTGTGCACCGAGTACTGCACCTTCTGCGCGTTCTACGCGCCGATCAAGGGCCCCGGCGCTGCGAAGGGGTACGTGCTCGACTTCGACGTGATCTACGACAAGATCCGCGAGACGGTCGAACTCGGCGGCACCGGCGTGCTCATGCAGGGCGGGCTGCATCCCGGTCTGAAGCTGGAGTGGTACGAAGACCTGCTGCGCGGCATCAAGCAGCGCTTCCCGCAGGTGTGGCTGCATTGCTTCTCGGCCTCGGAGATCATCCACTTCGCCGAGCTGAACGGGCTCACCATCCGCGACACCATCATGCGCCTGCGCGATGCCGGCCTCGACTCCATCCCCGGCGGCGGCGCCGAGATCCTGGACGACGGCGTGCGCCATCGCATCAGCCGTCTGAAGTGCAACACCAGCGAGTGGATTGACGTGCATCGCACCGCCCATTCGCTCGGCATGCGGACCACAGCGACCATGATGTTCGGCTGCGGCGAGACGCTCGAGCAGCGCATGAATCACCTCGAGATCGTGCGCCGCATTCAGGAGGACACGGGCGGATTCACGGCGTTCATCCCGTGGACCTTCCAGCGCGAGAACACCAGCCTCGGCCGCTTCATCAAAGAGGAAGCGACGGCCGTGGAGTACCTGCAGACGCTGGCGATTTCGCGCATTTATCTCGACAATTTCGAGAACGTGCAATCGTCATGGGTCACGCAAGGGCTCAAGACTTGCCAGCTCGGCTTGCGCTTCGGCGGCAACGACGTCGGTAGCATCATGATCGAAGAGAACGTTGTCTCGGCCGCGGGCGCCCATCATTGCTCCACCGAAGAAGAGCTCCGCCGCCTGATTCGCGACGCCGGCTTCATCCCCAAGCAGCGCGACACCCTGTATCGCACCTATTTTCTGAATTAACTTCGGTTATTAAACTGGGTACTCCTAGCCAGGTCTGTTCTGAAAACGGAACAAAATCTCTTGAAGACCAACATTTTTCGCAGTAAATTCAGGTCATGACGACATGGATTCTTAATCTGGTTTTCGGAAGTTGGAACAGTATCTCTGTGGAAGTGATGATTTTTCTGGCCGCGATCTGGCTGGCAGCCGTTGTGATTAAGGTCGGGCAGGTGCTTCGGAGCAAGTTTGAACGTGTGCCGGAAACCAACCCGATCGTCGCGGATGCGCGCGTTTGGTGAACTCCACTCTCGCGCCTCCGCCGGCTCTCCGGTGCCGCGGCCTTCGACCTGGAACTGAATGCGGGTCGCTACTCGTAGCGGAGCGCCAGGATCGGGTCGATCCGGCTGGCGCGATGCGCTGGAATCCATCCGGCTGCGGCTGCCACGAGCGACAACAGGAGAACCGCCGCGCCACCGATCCAGGGATCCCCTGGCTCCACTCCATAGAGCTGACCGGCCACATACCGTCCCAGGCCGGCCGCCGCCGGTAGCCCGATCCCGAGGCCGATCGTCAACAGCAGCAGCACTTCCTTCATCACCAGCCAGATGACCGCGCCTCGCTGCGCCCCGAGCGCCATCCGCAAACCCATCTCTTTCGTGCGCCGGGCCACCGCGAACGCCATCACGCCATATAAGCCGACCGATGCGAGCAGCGTTGCTAACAAACCGAATCCTGCCGAGAGGAGCGCGATCAGCCGCTCGGTCAACAGCGTTTCATCGAGCTGCGCCGCCAGAGTCTTCACCTCGTATACCGGCAAAGATTCATCCAGCTTCTTTACCTCGTTCCGCAGAGCAGCATACGCACCAGGCGCACTCATGGCCGTGCGCACGTAAAACGTCACTCCGCCATTGCCCCATTGTGGAATAAATACCTGGCGGCGAACTCCTTCGCGAGGACCTTCATAAAGCGAGTCCGCGGCAACGCCAATAATCTCTATATCGAGCTTCGAACGCGGGCCGCCTTGTCCGATATGACGCCCTACGGCGCTCCGCCCTTTGAAGAAATGCCGGGCGAACTGCTGATTGACGATGGCGACCTTGGCATTCTCCTTGACGTCGCGCTGGTCGAAGTCGCGCCCCTCCAGAATCGGGATTCCCATCGTTTGAAAGTATCCCGGCGAGAGCGCGTTCATAAAAGCCTGCATGTCCTCGCCGTCTTTGGCCTGGTAGCCTTCCACCAACGTCCCGTTGTCCCACTCGTCGCCGTGCAGCAGGGCTACCGTGGCCACGGCCGCCGAGCGCACACCGGGCAAAGCCCGGATGTTTTGCAGTAGCTCGCGGTAGAAGTGCACGGCGCGCGGTTTGTCGTATCCGTTCAGCGCCGGATTCACCTGAAACGTCACCAGGTTGTCGAGTTCGCGAAAGCCCGTGTCCTTGGCTTTCAGGTTTTGTAAGCTGCGCACGAATAATCCAGCGCCGAACAACAGCAGGAAGCTCAGCGCTACTTGCGCGGTCACCAGTCCTTTGCGCAGGAACAGCGACCCGCCGGATCCGGCAATCGATCCCACCGCATCCTTGAGTGTATGGGCCAGGTCCGGCCGGCTGGCGCGCAACGCCGGTACCAGACCGAACACGAGTGCAGTGAGAAACGTCAGCGCCAGCGCGAAAAGCAGGATTCGCAGATCGGGGGTGGAACGAATCAGCAGCGGATTCCCTTCCGCCGGCACCAACGCCACCAGGCCGCGGGTCATGACGATCGCCAGCGCCACGCCCATAATCCCGCCGGTAGCGGATAAGAAAAGGCTCTCGACGAGCAACTGCCGCACTAACGCCCAGCGGGATGCACCCATCGACAGCCGCACGGCGATCTCTTTCTGACGGGCAAAGGCGCGGGCAATCAGGAGATTTGCCACATTGGCGCACGCGATCAGCAGCACCAGACCCACCATCGACATCAGTACGACCAGTGCCGTGGAGAAGTGATTCCGCAGGTCCGAATACCCGGTCGCGGCCTTCTCGAGGTGGACGGTGCCGCGCAGGAATTGTGTCCGCGAGTAGGAACTCCAGTTCCTCGCTCCGGGCAGCGTGGTTTCGTATTGACGAATCTGCGTGAACAGGGTCTGCAGGGGCGCCCGCGCCGATTCCACCGTGTACCCCGGTTTGAGCCGCGCAAAGACTTGCACCCAGCGTGCGCGCCGGTCGCCTGCATCAAACCACGTCCATTCCGGCAGGATGGCCGGCTTCATCAGCACCGGAACCCGGATCTGCGGCGAGCGCGATGGGTCCAGGCCGGCAAATCCGGCGGCCGAGACGCCCACGATCGTCATCGGATAATTGTTGACCAGAATTTTCTTGCCGACGACCGTGGGATTCTTTACAAATCGGCTGGCCCAGTAATCGTAGCTCAAGACCACGACCGGATGCCCGTTGTAGACGCGGTCGTCCGCCTCGGAACTGAAGACGCGGCCAATCGCTGCATTCACACCCAACATGGTGAAATAATTGCCCGACACCATCTCCGCATCGACCCGCTCCGTTTGATTGTCTACGCTGATCGAGGTGTTTACCAGCCGACGGCAGAGGACCTCCGAGAACGGCGCCGCCTTCTGCTGAAAATCCTGATAAATCGGGTAGGAATGCATGCGCCGCCCCATGTTACTGCCATTG is a window of Terriglobales bacterium DNA encoding:
- a CDS encoding VTT domain-containing protein produces the protein MTEFAVLKFNLRWLVHLGGPGLILIGIVDQSFVPLPGSLDFATIVLTAGNPKWWPYYWFMATAAALLGAWITYRISRKGGQEALEKRLPHSKVEKLVKGFEKGGFWALFIGALLPPPLPMVPLVVGAGALQYPRRKFLLALGSGRVLRYGIIVWLAQHYGRHIIRVLRQNEILVIVSFVIFSVGAALIGWLWTRHQKRKEVAQRGAPEQAAA
- the mqnC gene encoding cyclic dehypoxanthinyl futalosine synthase yields the protein MTRYSMSLTHAQALDLFRSDDLIGIGMEADALRRKLHPEGVVTYIIDRNINYTNLCTEYCTFCAFYAPIKGPGAAKGYVLDFDVIYDKIRETVELGGTGVLMQGGLHPGLKLEWYEDLLRGIKQRFPQVWLHCFSASEIIHFAELNGLTIRDTIMRLRDAGLDSIPGGGAEILDDGVRHRISRLKCNTSEWIDVHRTAHSLGMRTTATMMFGCGETLEQRMNHLEIVRRIQEDTGGFTAFIPWTFQRENTSLGRFIKEEATAVEYLQTLAISRIYLDNFENVQSSWVTQGLKTCQLGLRFGGNDVGSIMIEENVVSAAGAHHCSTEEELRRLIRDAGFIPKQRDTLYRTYFLN
- a CDS encoding ABC transporter permease, with the translated sequence MARVAQDLRFALRAMRRSPLFAAVAVLSLALGIGANTAIFTLMDQLMLRLLPVKNPEQLVMLYQQGAHNGSNMGRRMHSYPIYQDFQQKAAPFSEVLCRRLVNTSISVDNQTERVDAEMVSGNYFTMLGVNAAIGRVFSSEADDRVYNGHPVVVLSYDYWASRFVKNPTVVGKKILVNNYPMTIVGVSAAGFAGLDPSRSPQIRVPVLMKPAILPEWTWFDAGDRRARWVQVFARLKPGYTVESARAPLQTLFTQIRQYETTLPGARNWSSYSRTQFLRGTVHLEKAATGYSDLRNHFSTALVVLMSMVGLVLLIACANVANLLIARAFARQKEIAVRLSMGASRWALVRQLLVESLFLSATGGIMGVALAIVMTRGLVALVPAEGNPLLIRSTPDLRILLFALALTFLTALVFGLVPALRASRPDLAHTLKDAVGSIAGSGGSLFLRKGLVTAQVALSFLLLFGAGLFVRSLQNLKAKDTGFRELDNLVTFQVNPALNGYDKPRAVHFYRELLQNIRALPGVRSAAVATVALLHGDEWDNGTLVEGYQAKDGEDMQAFMNALSPGYFQTMGIPILEGRDFDQRDVKENAKVAIVNQQFARHFFKGRSAVGRHIGQGGPRSKLDIEIIGVAADSLYEGPREGVRRQVFIPQWGNGGVTFYVRTAMSAPGAYAALRNEVKKLDESLPVYEVKTLAAQLDETLLTERLIALLSAGFGLLATLLASVGLYGVMAFAVARRTKEMGLRMALGAQRGAVIWLVMKEVLLLLTIGLGIGLPAAAGLGRYVAGQLYGVEPGDPWIGGAAVLLLSLVAAAAGWIPAHRASRIDPILALRYE